The genomic interval AGCGAAGGGGCGCTTGGCGCCACCGGGTTTGCGCCGGTCAGGATGACGGAAAAGCGCCGCGGCCGGGCACTGACGGCCACGCATTTCGACTGGGGCAGCAACAAGATCACTTTTTCTTCCTCGCAGAAGAACGTGCCCTTGACGGCCGGCGCTCAGGACAAGGCCAGCGTGCCGCTGCAGTTGGCGGCGATCGCCCGGGGCGACCCTACGCAACTGAACGGCGACATCGATATCCAGGTGGGCGAAGACCGCGACGCGGTCGTGTTCCGCTTCGTCGTGGTCGGCAAGGAGGAGATCGATACCAAACTCGGCCGCCTGCAGACCGTACACCTGTCGCGTCCGCCGAAAGAAGGCTCCTACCGCTCGAGGCTGGACGTCTGGCTGGCACCGGACAAGGGCTGGTATCCGGTGCAGATTCGCAATACCGAGTCCAACGGTGCAGTGACCACGCAAACCGTGAATAATATAGCCCTCACCGATAACGGAAAACGATAATGCGAAGCAATTTTTGGATGCGGACCGGGCTGCTTGCCGCGCTGGCCCTCAACCTGGGCCTGGCGCTTGCCGCGCCCGCCAAACATGCGGTCGAGCTGCCGCCATCGGCCGACCTGGCCTATGAATTGACGGCCCAGCAGCGCGGCTTCGGCCTGAAGGGCGACGCGCAGATCGCCTGGCGCGCGGACGAGGGCAAGTACGACGTCAACGTCGAGGCCAGCGTCTCCCTGCTCGGCAAACTGACCGAATACCGCAGCCACGGCACGATCGACGCTTACGGTCTGGCCCCAAGCGAGTTCTACGAAAAGCGCTACCGCAAGGAAGCCACCACCACGAGCTTCGACCGCGAAGGCAAGACCATCGCCTTTACCGAGGGCAAGGAGCAGTACACCATGAAGGGCGGCGAGCAGGACCGCGCCTCGGTGACCTGGCAGCTCGCTTCGGTGGCACGCGCCGCCGGCGCCACCCGTTTCAAGCCGGGCAGCGAATGGACTTTCATTGTCGCCGGCCGCCGCGATGCCGAGCCCGGACCTTCAAGGTCGTCAAGCGCGAGAAAATCCAGACGGCGATGGGCGCGCTCGACACCCTGCTGGTCACGCGCCAGCCGCGCGCCGAGGGGAAAAGCGAGGGCGTCGACATCTGGCTGGCACCTGGCCAGGAGTGGTACCCGGTGAAATTGCGCTTCCGCGACGACGAGCGCGAGACGATCGAGCAGACGGTGACGAAGATTACGCGCAAGTGAGCGTCCCGGGCTCAGGCACCGCCCACCCGCGCCGCGGACCGTAGGGTGGGCGCCCCGTGCCTACGCGGCGCTGGCGTTGACGCTCGACCCGGCCTGATCCTCGTGGGCTGAGCGCGTTCAACCTGGGGACTGTGTCATTCTCGCCAACCCGCCCAGCCCGGGCCGCTTTCCGCTGCTAGTTGCCCTTCCTTAACTGTTATACTGGCGCCCCCGCGAAAAACGCCGGGCGGCCGACAAGCTGCCGGATTTTTGCGCATTCGCGAAACTGGTATCCCACATGATCGACATACAGGCAGGCGCGGCCCTCGCCGCGGAACCCCATGGAGTGGCGCAGGACGAGATCGACACCCTCGATCCGCTCGCCGCGCATTTCCAGAATGGCATCGCTCCGGACGAAATCGAGCAGGTTTTCCACCTCAAGCGTGCGCAACCGATGCTGTCCGCCTTCTCGGCGCTGTTCCACGGCAGCCAGGACGGCGTGCTGGTGCGCCTGCTGGTGCTGCGCGAGCTGGCGGCCGACACGGCCAGTTCCGCCTTTTCGCGCGCGGACATCAACCAGAAGCTGG from Massilia sp. Se16.2.3 carries:
- a CDS encoding DUF3108 domain-containing protein, producing the protein MDFHCRRPPRCRARTFKVVKREKIQTAMGALDTLLVTRQPRAEGKSEGVDIWLAPGQEWYPVKLRFRDDERETIEQTVTKITRK